The following are from one region of the Lacinutrix sp. Bg11-31 genome:
- a CDS encoding DUF6588 family protein, translating to MKKTGLIIIALILTLSSNAQDNLEQLLAAGVADAARFSTDYIKPANDGLAYGINTGWFNNAKTPKRLGFELSIIGNATFINDEDKQFILNTNDYENISFQDGSTSKPVSTALGHNDPAVFVEITYDDPIFGEQTTELELPTGIGSANINLIPTVFLQGSFSPFKGTQIKARYFPKVDTEDAKVGLYGFGLQQDFTSFLPVDKVLPISISGLIAYTHLDGSYDFTDTGVVDGENQQIQTETNTMLYQLIVGTKLKIINFYGSVGYMSGKNTTDLLGTYRVSGEGLGGATLYSEEIVNPFSIESETKGVITTVGANLSLGFFGLNAAYTIADFNSASVGMNFSF from the coding sequence ATGAAAAAAACAGGATTAATTATCATTGCTTTAATTTTAACTTTAAGCAGTAACGCTCAAGACAATTTAGAACAATTACTAGCTGCTGGTGTCGCAGATGCAGCACGTTTTTCTACAGATTACATTAAACCTGCAAACGATGGTTTGGCATATGGTATTAATACAGGTTGGTTTAATAATGCAAAAACACCAAAACGTCTTGGTTTTGAGTTGTCTATTATTGGTAATGCAACATTTATTAATGATGAAGACAAGCAGTTTATATTGAATACAAATGATTATGAAAACATAAGTTTTCAAGATGGAAGTACAAGTAAGCCGGTTTCTACAGCATTGGGACATAATGATCCAGCTGTTTTTGTAGAGATAACTTACGACGATCCTATTTTTGGGGAACAAACAACAGAGTTGGAACTTCCAACAGGAATTGGTTCTGCAAATATTAATTTAATACCTACAGTTTTTTTGCAAGGAAGCTTTTCTCCTTTTAAAGGTACGCAAATAAAAGCACGATACTTTCCTAAAGTAGATACAGAAGATGCTAAAGTTGGATTATATGGTTTTGGTTTACAACAAGATTTCACTTCTTTTTTACCAGTAGATAAAGTACTTCCAATATCAATATCAGGACTAATTGCTTACACGCATTTGGATGGTAGTTATGACTTTACAGATACAGGGGTTGTTGATGGCGAAAATCAGCAAATTCAAACAGAAACCAATACAATGTTATATCAATTAATAGTTGGAACAAAGCTAAAAATCATTAATTTCTATGGTTCTGTTGGGTATATGAGCGGAAAAAATACAACCGATTTATTAGGAACATACCGTGTTTCTGGTGAAGGATTAGGAGGTGCTACTCTTTATTCAGAAGAAATAGTAAATCCGTTCTCAATAGAATCTGAAACTAAAGGAGTAATAACAACAGTTGGAGCAAATTTAAGTTTAGGATTCTTCGGTTTAAATGCAGCTTACACAATTGCAGATTTTAATAGTGCTTCAGTAGGAATGAATTTCAGCTTTTAA
- the gyrB gene encoding DNA topoisomerase (ATP-hydrolyzing) subunit B yields the protein MSEKKEEFNKHNYSADSIQALEGMEHVRMRPSMYIGDVGTRGLHHLVYEVVDNSIDEALAGHCDNITVTINEDNSITTEDDGRGIPVDLHKKEGVSALEVVMTKIGAGGKFDKDSYKVSGGLHGVGVSVVNALSDHLRATVYRDGKIWEQEYSKGKALYPVKAIGESDKRGTTVTFKPDATIFTQTLEYNYDTLASRMRELAYLNKGITVHLIDRRFTKEDGSFEGETFHSEEGLKEFIKFLDAAREPLMKDVIAFEGEKNGVPVEVAMIYNTSYAENLHSYVNNINTHEGGTHLSGFRRGLTHTLKKYADESGMLDKLKFDIAGDDFREGLTAIISVKVQEPQFEGQTKTKLGNREVSAAVSQSVSEMLTDYLEENPDDAKIIVQKVILAAQARHAAQKAREMVQRKTVMSIGGLPGKLSDCSEQDPAKCEVYLVEGDSAGGTAKQGRDRAFQAILPLRGKILNVEKAMKHKVFENEEIRNIFTALGVTIGTEEDSKALNLSKLRYHKVVIMCDADIDGSHIETLILTFFFRYMKELIENGHIYIATPPLFLVKKGTKKEYAWNDEERLALMEQYGDGAKIQRYKGLGEMNATQLWDTTMNPEFRTLRQIQIDNGVEADRVFSMLMGDEVPPRREFIEKNAVYANIDA from the coding sequence ATGAGCGAAAAGAAAGAAGAGTTCAATAAACATAATTATTCGGCAGATAGTATTCAGGCCTTAGAAGGTATGGAGCATGTACGTATGCGTCCTTCAATGTATATTGGAGATGTTGGTACACGTGGTTTACACCATTTAGTATATGAAGTTGTAGACAACTCGATTGATGAAGCTTTAGCTGGACATTGTGATAATATTACAGTGACTATTAATGAAGATAACTCGATTACTACAGAAGATGATGGGCGTGGTATTCCAGTAGATTTACACAAAAAAGAAGGCGTTTCTGCACTTGAGGTTGTAATGACTAAAATTGGTGCTGGTGGAAAGTTCGATAAAGATTCTTATAAAGTCTCTGGTGGACTTCACGGAGTAGGTGTTAGTGTTGTAAATGCGCTGTCTGATCATTTACGTGCTACCGTTTACAGAGATGGTAAAATTTGGGAACAAGAATATTCTAAAGGTAAAGCTCTTTATCCTGTAAAAGCAATTGGTGAGTCAGATAAAAGAGGAACAACCGTTACTTTTAAACCAGATGCAACAATATTTACACAAACGTTAGAGTATAACTACGATACCTTAGCAAGTAGAATGCGTGAATTAGCGTATTTAAATAAAGGGATTACAGTTCATTTAATTGATAGACGTTTTACTAAAGAAGATGGTTCTTTTGAAGGTGAAACATTTCATTCTGAAGAAGGATTAAAAGAATTTATCAAGTTTCTAGATGCTGCTAGAGAGCCTTTAATGAAAGATGTAATTGCTTTCGAAGGAGAGAAAAATGGTGTGCCAGTTGAGGTTGCCATGATTTATAATACAAGTTATGCTGAAAACTTACACTCGTATGTAAATAATATTAATACGCACGAAGGTGGAACACATTTATCTGGTTTCCGTCGTGGATTAACACACACGTTAAAGAAATATGCAGACGAGTCTGGAATGTTAGACAAATTAAAGTTTGATATTGCAGGAGATGATTTCCGTGAAGGATTAACAGCTATTATTTCGGTAAAAGTTCAAGAGCCTCAGTTTGAAGGACAAACAAAAACTAAACTAGGAAACAGAGAAGTTTCTGCAGCAGTAAGTCAATCTGTTTCAGAAATGCTGACTGATTATTTAGAAGAAAATCCAGACGATGCTAAAATTATTGTTCAAAAAGTAATCTTAGCAGCTCAAGCACGTCACGCAGCACAAAAGGCTCGTGAAATGGTACAGCGTAAAACAGTAATGAGTATTGGCGGTTTGCCAGGGAAATTATCTGATTGTTCAGAGCAAGATCCTGCAAAATGTGAAGTGTATCTTGTCGAGGGAGATTCGGCAGGTGGAACGGCAAAACAAGGTCGTGACAGAGCGTTTCAAGCAATTTTACCATTGCGTGGTAAGATTTTAAATGTTGAAAAAGCCATGAAGCACAAGGTTTTTGAAAACGAAGAAATTAGAAATATTTTTACTGCTTTAGGTGTAACCATTGGTACAGAAGAAGATAGTAAAGCACTAAACCTTTCAAAATTAAGATACCATAAAGTAGTGATTATGTGTGATGCCGATATTGATGGTTCTCACATTGAAACACTAATTTTAACATTCTTTTTCCGTTATATGAAAGAATTGATAGAAAACGGACATATTTATATCGCAACTCCACCTTTATTTTTAGTAAAAAAAGGAACGAAAAAAGAGTATGCTTGGAATGATGAAGAGCGTTTAGCTTTAATGGAGCAATATGGAGATGGAGCAAAAATACAACGTTATAAAGGTCTTGGAGAAATGAACGCAACGCAACTTTGGGATACCACAATGAATCCTGAGTTTAGAACATTACGTCAAATTCAAATAGATAATGGTGTAGAGGCAGACAGAGTATTCTCAATGTTAATGGGAGATGAAGTGCCACCACGTCGTGAGTTTATAGAAAAGAATGCAGTCTATGCAAATATTGATGCTTAA
- a CDS encoding 7-carboxy-7-deazaguanine synthase QueE — translation MTQEVQDLVNQGKMLPLMEEFYTIQGEGFHKGTAAYFIRIGGCDVGCHWCDVKESWNAQLHPPTVIEDIVANAKKYSNTIVVTGGEPLMWDMTALTKQLKADGMSIHIETSGAYQLSGQWDWICLSPKKMKLPTQGVYDKANELKCIIFNKDDFRFAEEQAEKVNGDCILYLQPEWSKRDTMVPLIVDYVMANPKWKVSLQTHKYLNIP, via the coding sequence ATGACGCAAGAGGTTCAAGATTTAGTAAATCAAGGAAAAATGTTGCCTTTAATGGAAGAGTTTTACACCATTCAAGGAGAAGGTTTCCATAAAGGTACAGCTGCTTATTTTATAAGAATTGGTGGTTGCGATGTTGGTTGCCATTGGTGTGATGTTAAGGAAAGCTGGAATGCACAATTGCATCCTCCTACAGTAATTGAGGATATTGTTGCTAATGCAAAAAAGTATAGTAATACTATTGTTGTTACAGGTGGTGAACCATTAATGTGGGACATGACAGCACTTACAAAGCAATTAAAAGCAGATGGTATGAGTATTCATATTGAAACTTCTGGTGCTTATCAATTGTCTGGACAATGGGATTGGATTTGTTTGTCGCCAAAAAAAATGAAGCTTCCAACACAAGGTGTTTACGATAAAGCAAACGAACTAAAATGTATTATCTTTAATAAAGACGATTTTCGCTTTGCGGAAGAGCAAGCCGAGAAAGTAAATGGAGATTGTATTTTATATCTACAGCCAGAATGGAGCAAACGCGACACAATGGTGCCTTTAATTGTAGATTATGTTATGGCTAATCCCAAATGGAAAGTATCATTACAGACGCATAAGTATTTAAATATACCTTAG
- a CDS encoding YitT family protein has translation MNPIFSKFLTDIARKRIENNLLVKKAVTEKDIAPVLNNIKVEISHAIKESIFIIIGVFSAGFGLKGFLLPNHFIDGGATGISLLLENTTNLSISSLLIIVNIPFIILATKTIGKKFALKSIIAITLLALVVHFVEYPIITEDKLLISIFGGFFLGLGIGLAMRGGSVIDGTEVLAIYISRKLSITIGDVLFLINLIIFSFGAYILSIETALYAILTYLAAAKTVDFVVDGVEEYVGVTIISKHHEALRIMITKKLGRACTIYAGKGGFETQGKNYDKDIIYTIVTRLELAKLNTEIDKIDKNAFITMGIVKDLRGGMIKRKPLK, from the coding sequence ATGAATCCAATTTTTTCAAAATTCCTTACAGACATTGCTCGCAAAAGGATAGAAAACAACCTACTAGTAAAAAAAGCGGTAACCGAAAAAGATATTGCTCCAGTTCTTAACAACATAAAAGTAGAAATAAGTCATGCAATAAAAGAATCCATTTTTATTATTATTGGTGTTTTTTCAGCAGGTTTTGGTTTAAAAGGATTTTTATTACCAAATCATTTTATAGATGGTGGTGCTACTGGTATTTCGTTACTTTTAGAAAACACCACAAACCTATCTATAAGTTCTTTATTAATAATTGTAAACATTCCGTTTATAATATTAGCTACAAAAACTATAGGTAAAAAATTTGCTTTAAAAAGTATAATAGCAATTACACTTCTGGCTTTAGTGGTTCATTTTGTTGAGTACCCAATAATTACAGAAGACAAACTACTTATCTCAATATTTGGTGGCTTCTTTTTAGGTTTAGGAATCGGTTTGGCAATGCGTGGAGGAAGTGTAATTGATGGCACAGAAGTTCTAGCTATTTATATTAGTCGGAAATTATCGATTACAATAGGAGATGTATTGTTTTTAATAAACCTAATTATTTTTTCTTTTGGCGCTTATATTCTTTCAATTGAAACTGCTTTATATGCTATTTTAACCTACTTAGCTGCAGCAAAAACTGTAGATTTTGTTGTAGATGGTGTAGAAGAATATGTAGGCGTAACTATTATTTCTAAACACCATGAAGCATTACGAATAATGATTACAAAAAAACTAGGTCGTGCTTGTACTATTTATGCCGGTAAGGGCGGATTTGAAACTCAAGGAAAGAATTACGATAAAGATATTATTTACACTATTGTAACGAGACTTGAACTCGCTAAACTGAATACTGAAATTGATAAAATTGACAAGAACGCTTTTATAACCATGGGAATTGTAAAGGACTTAAGAGGAGGAATGATTAAGAGAAAACCACTTAAATAG
- a CDS encoding alpha/beta hydrolase, which produces MANSIIKIIGNSLNAISYISPKYASDKALDLFATPRKGRVLENQKAFLDSAKTHQLKYEDFNILTYNWKSTGKTILLAHGWESNTHRWEVLINQLRALDYNVIALDAPAHGASSGKQFNAVIYSECIHLTVEHYKPDIIIGHSVGGMASGFYQNKYQNKNLEKLILLGAPSEFTGVFKRYVDMMGYNKRIENGLNNLVLERFNNLPSYFSLANFAKNIETETLIIHDVEDKIIPYNDAKLIVENHKKATFISTTGYGHGLRNDVVNNHILEYIAS; this is translated from the coding sequence ATGGCCAATTCAATAATAAAAATAATAGGAAACTCGCTAAACGCGATAAGTTATATTTCTCCAAAATATGCTTCAGATAAAGCATTGGACTTATTTGCAACTCCTCGAAAAGGACGTGTTTTAGAAAACCAGAAAGCTTTTTTAGACTCGGCAAAGACACATCAGTTAAAATATGAAGACTTTAATATCTTAACTTATAATTGGAAAAGTACTGGTAAAACTATTTTATTGGCTCATGGTTGGGAAAGCAATACACACCGTTGGGAAGTTTTAATTAACCAACTTAGAGCATTAGATTATAATGTTATTGCTCTTGATGCTCCTGCGCATGGAGCCTCTAGCGGTAAGCAGTTTAATGCGGTTATTTATTCTGAATGCATTCACCTTACTGTAGAACACTACAAACCAGACATAATTATAGGTCATTCGGTTGGCGGAATGGCTTCGGGTTTCTACCAAAATAAATACCAAAACAAAAATCTAGAAAAACTTATTCTACTTGGTGCTCCTTCAGAATTTACTGGTGTTTTTAAGCGCTATGTTGACATGATGGGTTATAACAAACGTATAGAAAACGGATTAAACAATTTAGTTTTAGAACGTTTTAACAATCTGCCTTCTTATTTCTCTTTGGCTAATTTTGCTAAAAACATAGAAACAGAAACACTTATTATTCACGATGTAGAAGATAAAATCATTCCATATAATGATGCTAAATTGATTGTAGAAAATCATAAAAAAGCAACATTTATCTCTACAACAGGATATGGTCATGGTTTACGAAACGACGTTGTAAACAATCATATTCTAGAATATATCGCTAGTTAA
- a CDS encoding zinc-dependent metalloprotease, protein MKKTTLQLKSLTLLFFLTTIFSFAQQIEKCATDKLMEIERQKNPAMFDHNRAELEAFTRNYKLNNVSSKSSMMVTEIPTVIHVIHNGEAEGTYPNMSTVQLTSAIANLNAAFQNTGVYAGSTFYNSPMNVEFVLAKVKEDGTVTTGIERHNVAGKSYASEYDNNGISAGGVGVDSVVLFNDYFWNPQDYMNVWIVKKIDGVDIGTGNSGILGYATLPGTNPGVRDGLVCQARAFGYNPTYSSSNPGATPGYDFGSSLFPSSGNGTADHEVGHYLNLQHTFNGDNNGTVCPPVSGTVGADDDGCADIAPHKRTNSICPGDSATGNDCTGGSNENIHNFMDYSSDPCFTGFSNDQRTRVHAAVDGPRVAFKTSIAANAPSGNYPAAVANTPVKTVAGSFLGGVFEVSINGNTFKSLSEYNDGFYLNRVASQPTITLVENTVTNITVIAGLAGTNDELVDVYIDYNNDGAFATSERVHQSQPASAIAGAAVAISFTTPMVGGFVNNQKLRMRVISDFDNHGSTIANAYSTQIGNIEDYSVIFNPTLSVTDNEIEVGAISIYPNPANSVLNIKNASNKEITTLTIFDALGRSVYTNSGTNKVSVENLGDGVYFLKLDFENNNSVTKRFIKK, encoded by the coding sequence ATGAAAAAAACTACTTTACAATTAAAAAGCTTAACGCTTTTGTTTTTTTTAACAACTATTTTTTCTTTTGCGCAACAAATTGAAAAGTGTGCTACAGATAAGTTAATGGAAATTGAACGTCAAAAAAACCCAGCTATGTTCGATCATAATAGAGCAGAGTTAGAGGCGTTTACACGTAACTATAAGTTAAATAATGTCAGTTCAAAATCATCAATGATGGTTACAGAAATTCCAACGGTTATTCATGTAATCCATAATGGAGAGGCGGAAGGAACATATCCAAATATGAGTACTGTGCAATTAACAAGTGCAATTGCAAACCTAAACGCTGCTTTTCAAAATACAGGTGTTTATGCTGGATCAACATTCTACAATAGCCCAATGAATGTAGAATTTGTATTAGCAAAGGTAAAAGAAGATGGAACAGTAACAACAGGGATAGAAAGACACAATGTTGCAGGTAAATCGTATGCTTCAGAGTATGATAATAATGGAATTAGTGCTGGAGGAGTAGGGGTTGATAGTGTTGTTTTATTTAATGACTATTTTTGGAATCCGCAAGATTATATGAATGTATGGATTGTTAAAAAAATTGATGGTGTAGACATTGGAACTGGAAATAGTGGCATTTTAGGTTATGCTACACTTCCTGGAACTAATCCTGGAGTGCGTGATGGTTTGGTGTGTCAAGCAAGAGCTTTTGGTTATAATCCAACATATAGTTCTAGTAATCCAGGAGCAACTCCTGGTTACGATTTTGGTTCAAGTTTATTTCCTAGTTCTGGTAACGGTACTGCAGATCACGAAGTTGGTCATTATTTAAATCTACAGCATACCTTTAACGGTGATAATAATGGTACTGTATGTCCTCCAGTAAGTGGAACCGTAGGAGCAGATGATGATGGTTGTGCGGATATTGCTCCACATAAAAGAACAAACTCTATTTGTCCAGGAGATAGCGCAACAGGAAATGATTGTACTGGAGGTTCTAATGAAAATATTCATAATTTTATGGATTATTCTTCAGACCCTTGTTTTACAGGTTTTTCTAACGATCAAAGAACAAGAGTACACGCTGCTGTAGATGGCCCAAGAGTTGCTTTTAAAACATCAATTGCAGCTAATGCACCTTCTGGTAATTATCCCGCTGCTGTTGCAAATACTCCTGTAAAAACTGTAGCAGGAAGTTTTCTTGGAGGAGTATTTGAAGTGTCAATAAACGGTAATACTTTTAAGTCTTTATCAGAATATAATGATGGTTTTTATTTAAATAGGGTTGCTTCTCAGCCAACAATAACTTTAGTAGAGAATACGGTAACAAATATTACTGTTATAGCTGGTTTGGCAGGAACTAATGATGAGCTTGTAGATGTTTATATAGATTATAATAATGATGGTGCTTTTGCAACAAGCGAAAGAGTACATCAATCTCAACCTGCAAGTGCTATAGCAGGAGCTGCTGTTGCAATAAGTTTTACAACACCTATGGTAGGAGGTTTTGTAAATAACCAAAAACTTAGAATGCGTGTGATTTCAGATTTTGATAATCACGGGTCAACAATTGCTAATGCTTATTCAACACAAATTGGTAACATAGAAGATTACTCAGTAATTTTCAATCCTACATTATCTGTAACGGATAACGAAATTGAAGTTGGTGCTATAAGTATTTATCCTAATCCAGCTAACAGTGTTTTGAATATTAAAAATGCATCTAATAAAGAAATTACTACGTTAACTATATTTGATGCTTTAGGAAGAAGCGTTTATACAAACTCTGGTACAAATAAAGTATCTGTTGAGAACTTAGGTGATGGTGTTTATTTCTTAAAATTAGACTTTGAGAACAACAACAGTGTTACTAAACGTTTTATTAAAAAGTAA
- the asnB gene encoding asparagine synthase B — MCGIVCAFDLKQKSEDLRPQVLEMSKTIRHRGPDWSGIYSDDKAILAHERLAIVDPASGKQPLFSPDNKLVLAANGEIYNHRELRKQFEGKYDFKTESDCEVILALYQEKGVDFVDEMNGIFGFAIYDTEKDEYFIARDHMGIIPLYIGWDQNGTFYVASELKALEGICTKIELFPPGHYMSSKDGEYVKWYKRDWSDYDAVKDNETSIAEVKEALEAAVHRQLMSDVPYGVLLSGGLDSSVVSAIAKKYAQKRIESDDTSDAWYPQTHSFAVGLEGSPDLAAAQKVADHIGTVHHEIKFTIQEGLDAIKDVIYNIETYDITTIRSSTPMYLMARVIKSMGIKMVLSGEGADEIFGGYLYFHKAPNAREFHEETVRKLDKLHMYDCLRANKSLAAWGIEGRVPFLDKEFMDVAMRINPQDKMINGERMEKWVVRKAFEDMLPESVAWRQKEQFSDGVGYSWIDTLKEVVDEAITDEQMENAAFRFPIQTPQNKEEFYYRSIFEEHFPSDTAALSVPQEASVACSTAIALEWDEAFKNMNEPSGRAIANVHDKSYAQS, encoded by the coding sequence ATGTGTGGAATTGTATGTGCTTTCGACCTTAAACAAAAATCTGAAGATTTAAGACCTCAAGTTTTAGAAATGTCTAAAACTATTCGTCATCGTGGACCAGACTGGTCTGGAATTTATAGTGATGATAAAGCTATTTTAGCGCACGAGCGTTTAGCAATTGTAGATCCAGCTTCTGGAAAACAACCACTATTTAGTCCTGATAATAAATTAGTATTAGCAGCTAATGGCGAAATATACAACCATAGAGAGTTGCGTAAGCAATTTGAAGGGAAATACGATTTTAAAACAGAAAGTGACTGCGAAGTAATATTGGCGCTATACCAAGAAAAAGGTGTTGATTTTGTAGATGAAATGAATGGAATTTTTGGATTTGCTATTTACGATACAGAAAAAGATGAATATTTTATTGCTCGTGACCACATGGGAATTATTCCTTTATATATAGGATGGGATCAAAATGGAACATTTTACGTTGCTTCCGAATTAAAAGCATTAGAAGGAATTTGTACTAAAATTGAATTATTTCCTCCAGGACACTATATGTCTAGTAAAGATGGCGAATATGTAAAATGGTACAAGAGAGATTGGAGCGATTATGATGCAGTAAAAGATAATGAAACTAGTATTGCTGAAGTTAAAGAAGCGCTTGAAGCAGCAGTACACAGACAATTAATGAGTGATGTGCCATATGGTGTATTATTATCTGGAGGTTTAGATTCTTCAGTGGTGTCTGCAATAGCAAAAAAATATGCGCAAAAACGTATAGAAAGCGATGATACGTCTGATGCGTGGTATCCACAAACACATTCTTTTGCTGTAGGTTTAGAAGGGTCTCCAGATTTAGCTGCAGCACAAAAAGTAGCAGATCATATTGGGACAGTGCATCATGAAATAAAGTTTACAATCCAAGAAGGTTTAGATGCTATAAAAGATGTGATTTATAACATAGAAACTTACGATATTACTACTATTCGTTCTAGTACACCAATGTATTTAATGGCAAGAGTTATTAAGTCTATGGGAATTAAAATGGTATTATCTGGCGAAGGAGCAGATGAAATTTTTGGAGGCTATTTATACTTCCATAAAGCGCCAAATGCGAGAGAGTTTCATGAAGAAACGGTTAGAAAATTAGATAAATTACACATGTACGATTGTTTAAGAGCTAACAAAAGTTTAGCCGCTTGGGGAATTGAAGGCCGTGTACCATTTTTAGATAAAGAGTTTATGGATGTTGCTATGCGCATCAATCCACAAGATAAAATGATTAACGGAGAACGCATGGAAAAGTGGGTGGTTCGTAAAGCATTTGAAGATATGTTGCCAGAAAGCGTAGCTTGGAGACAAAAAGAACAGTTTAGTGATGGCGTAGGTTATAGTTGGATTGATACACTTAAAGAAGTAGTTGATGAGGCAATAACAGACGAGCAAATGGAAAATGCAGCATTTAGATTTCCAATACAAACACCACAAAACAAAGAGGAATTTTATTACCGTTCAATTTTCGAAGAGCATTTTCCAAGTGATACAGCAGCTTTAAGTGTGCCACAAGAAGCAAGTGTAGCTTGTAGTACTGCTATTGCTTTAGAATGGGATGAAGCATTTAAGAACATGAACGAGCCTTCTGGTAGAGCGATTGCAAATGTGCATGATAAATCTTATGCACAATCCTAA
- a CDS encoding cupin domain-containing protein: protein MKNKKYTIQNSPFVAPTTDGKVIEEHFGQATDGNKDISIAHMIAPAGWSEPFQTPGFDEYTYIIKGKKQFIIDGEEIILEAGQSIKIERNTRVQYSNPFTIACEYIAICTPAFSMDLVNREE from the coding sequence ATGAAGAACAAAAAATACACCATACAAAATAGTCCATTTGTTGCCCCAACAACTGATGGTAAAGTTATAGAAGAACATTTTGGTCAAGCCACAGATGGCAATAAAGACATTAGTATTGCACACATGATTGCTCCCGCTGGCTGGAGCGAACCGTTTCAAACACCAGGATTCGATGAATACACATACATAATAAAGGGCAAAAAGCAATTTATTATAGATGGAGAAGAAATTATTTTAGAAGCTGGACAATCTATTAAAATAGAAAGAAATACTCGTGTACAATACTCAAATCCATTCACTATAGCATGCGAGTATATTGCAATTTGCACACCTGCTTTTTCTATGGACTTAGTAAACAGAGAAGAATAG
- a CDS encoding helicase HerA-like domain-containing protein: MSRQDEFFKHITDGNTTKGEFITLGSAMLDGKTIKDAFVKIPLKTMNRHGLIAGATGTGKTKTLQVLAENLSEQGIPVLLMDIKGDLSGLAQPSPGHPKIDERHAKIGLDFEAKGFPVEVMSLSEQDGVRLRATVIEFGPVLLSRILDLTDTQSGVVAVIFKYCDDNKLPLLDLKDFKKILQYATKEGKEEFSDEYGRISSASTGAILRKIVEIEQQGGDIFFGEKSFEVEDLLRTTRDGKGYINIIRLTDIQDKPKLFSTFMLSLLAEIYETMPEQGDSGKPELIMFIDEAHLIFNEASKALLNQIESIVKLIRSKGVGLYFVTQNPTDVPEGVLSQLGLKIQHALRAFTAKDRKAIKLAAQNYPDTDYYDTAEILTSLGTGEALVSALDEKGRPTPLAATMMRAPMSRMDVLTKTELQNLLDDSKLVLKYNKEIDRESAYEILNKRIDKAEEAKIKADEKEAKEEAEAKKAKSRTSTRRRSTAQNPIIKVLTSATFIRSVFGILKKIM, encoded by the coding sequence ATGAGTAGACAAGACGAATTCTTTAAACACATCACAGATGGAAACACTACCAAAGGCGAGTTTATAACATTAGGTTCGGCTATGTTAGATGGTAAAACTATTAAAGATGCTTTTGTAAAGATCCCTCTAAAAACCATGAATCGTCATGGATTAATTGCTGGAGCAACCGGAACTGGAAAAACCAAAACACTTCAAGTTCTAGCGGAAAATCTAAGCGAACAAGGAATTCCTGTTTTACTTATGGATATAAAAGGTGATTTAAGTGGATTGGCACAACCAAGTCCTGGTCACCCAAAAATTGATGAACGTCATGCAAAAATTGGTTTAGATTTCGAAGCTAAAGGTTTTCCTGTGGAAGTGATGTCTCTTTCAGAACAAGATGGTGTGCGTTTACGCGCAACAGTTATTGAGTTTGGACCTGTTTTATTATCCCGTATTTTAGATTTAACAGATACCCAATCTGGTGTTGTAGCTGTAATTTTTAAATATTGTGACGATAATAAACTACCGCTTTTAGATTTAAAAGATTTTAAAAAAATATTACAATACGCTACAAAAGAAGGTAAAGAAGAATTTTCTGATGAATATGGTAGAATTTCAAGCGCTTCAACTGGAGCTATTTTACGTAAAATTGTAGAAATTGAACAACAAGGTGGAGATATTTTCTTTGGCGAAAAAAGTTTTGAAGTTGAAGATTTATTAAGAACTACTCGCGATGGCAAAGGTTACATTAACATTATTCGTCTAACAGATATTCAAGACAAGCCAAAGTTATTTTCAACATTTATGTTGAGCTTATTAGCCGAAATCTATGAAACCATGCCTGAACAAGGCGATTCTGGAAAACCAGAATTAATTATGTTTATAGACGAAGCACATTTAATTTTTAATGAAGCCTCTAAAGCTTTATTAAACCAAATTGAAAGTATCGTTAAATTGATTCGTAGTAAAGGTGTTGGCTTATACTTTGTTACACAAAACCCAACTGATGTTCCAGAAGGTGTATTAAGTCAATTAGGTTTAAAAATCCAACATGCATTACGTGCGTTTACAGCAAAAGATAGAAAAGCTATTAAATTGGCAGCTCAAAATTATCCAGATACAGATTATTATGATACTGCCGAAATTCTAACCTCTTTAGGAACTGGGGAAGCTTTAGTTTCTGCTTTAGATGAAAAAGGGCGTCCTACTCCATTAGCAGCAACAATGATGCGTGCACCAATGAGTCGTATGGATGTTTTAACAAAAACTGAGCTACAAAACTTGCTTGACGATTCTAAACTAGTATTAAAATACAACAAGGAAATAGACAGAGAAAGTGCTTACGAAATACTTAACAAAAGGATTGACAAAGCAGAAGAAGCAAAAATTAAAGCTGACGAAAAAGAGGCAAAAGAAGAAGCTGAAGCTAAAAAAGCAAAAAGTAGAACTAGCACAAGAAGACGGAGTACTGCACAGAATCCAATTATTAAAGTACTAACAAGCGCTACTTTTATAAGGAGTGTTTTTGGTATTTTGAAGAAGATAATGTAG